The following proteins are co-located in the Conyzicola lurida genome:
- a CDS encoding amidohydrolase family protein yields MSGTWYDGPIIDAHTHLWNLTENDHYPWLRPAGNFGPKGRLDALKGKNYVLDDYRRDIAGTGVVASVHIEALWETAADPVNETRWLESLGSPDLASRYVAAATFGVAGTRAELEAQAAFDRVRGIRQVIAWTPNPERRMAAEADITRRPEWREAITTLLDLDLHLELLMYPHQAQNVAELAADFPTLPIVVNHIGSPIEQDDAGLELWRDGVTLMSAQSNVLVKLSAAAAYPTEKSVDAMRPFADHLVGSFGADRVMVGSDFPVGTLVGWSYATYMDAYRAVLEGNSRDEQAAMFHDTAARLYRMAV; encoded by the coding sequence ATGAGCGGCACTTGGTATGACGGCCCGATAATCGATGCCCACACCCACCTGTGGAACCTGACGGAGAACGACCACTACCCCTGGCTGCGACCCGCGGGCAACTTCGGACCGAAGGGCCGCCTCGACGCTCTCAAGGGCAAGAACTACGTTCTCGACGACTACCGCCGCGACATCGCCGGCACGGGAGTCGTCGCCTCGGTGCACATCGAAGCGCTCTGGGAGACCGCGGCAGATCCGGTGAACGAGACCCGCTGGCTCGAATCGCTCGGCTCACCCGACCTCGCCTCGCGCTACGTCGCCGCCGCCACGTTCGGCGTCGCCGGAACGCGTGCCGAGCTCGAGGCGCAGGCCGCTTTCGACCGCGTGCGCGGCATCCGCCAGGTCATCGCCTGGACGCCCAATCCCGAGCGCCGCATGGCCGCCGAGGCGGACATCACCCGTCGGCCGGAGTGGCGCGAGGCGATCACCACCCTGCTCGACCTCGACCTGCACCTCGAGCTGCTGATGTACCCGCACCAGGCACAGAACGTGGCCGAACTCGCGGCCGACTTTCCGACGCTGCCCATCGTCGTCAACCACATCGGCAGTCCCATCGAGCAGGATGACGCCGGGCTCGAGCTCTGGCGCGACGGGGTCACACTCATGTCGGCGCAGTCGAACGTGCTCGTCAAGCTCTCGGCCGCCGCGGCCTACCCGACCGAAAAATCTGTCGACGCGATGCGCCCCTTCGCCGACCACCTCGTCGGCTCGTTCGGGGCCGACCGCGTGATGGTCGGCAGCGACTTCCCGGTGGGCACCCTCGTCGGCTGGAGCTACGCGACCTACATGGACGCCTACCGCGCCGTGCTCGAGGGCAACTCACGCGACGAGCAGGCCGCGATGTTCCACGACACGGCCGCCCGCCTGTATCGGATGGCGGTCTA